The sequence below is a genomic window from bacterium.
TTGCGCGGCGGCCGACGGCGCGGGAGCGGGCGCGGCAGGCGCGGCCGCGCGGGGCGCCGCGGGGGCGGCCGCAGCCGCGGGCTGCGGGGCGGGAACGGCGGCCGGCGTCGTCGCCGGCGCGGGCGCCGGGGCGGCGAGCGGCGTCGCAGGGGACGCGGCGAGAGGCGTCGCAGGGGACGCGGCGAGAGGCGTCGCGGCCGGCGCGGCGGGGACCGGCGGCTGCGACGCGCGGCGCACGCCGCGCACTTCGGCGAGGACCGTCTCCAGCCGCTGCTGCGAGTCGGCGAGCTGCCGCTCGACCGCGGCGAGCCGCTTTTCGATCGCCTCCGCCCGCGCGGCGGTTTCGGCGCAGGCGTTTCCGCCCGGCGAGTTGGCCAGCGCCCGCTCGACGTTGTCCACCTTGTCGAGCAGCAGCGCGTTGTCCTTCTGCAGCTTGAAGAGCTGGTCGGCGACGTCCGGCTCCTTCGCCGCCGGCTTGTCCACGGCCCGCTGGATCGTGGAGCAGCCGCAAAGCGCCGCGGCGCCGAGCGCCAGGCAGAGGATCGTCGAGGTCCGCGTCATTGTTCGAGCTTCCTGAATTCGGCCCGGCGGTTCTTCGCGTAGGCCGCTTCGTCGTCCCCCGCGACGGCCGGGCGTTCCTTGCCGTAGGAGATCACGTCGAGCCGTCCCTCCGCAACGCCCAGCCGGGCGAGGTGGGTCCGCACCGCGCGGGCGCGCCGCCCGCCGAGCGCGAGGTTGTAGGACACGGTGCCGCGCGCGTCGCAGTGCCCCTCGATCTGCACCTTGGCCGCCGGGTGCGCCTTGAGCCACGCGGCGTTGGCCTCGAGCTGGCGCAACGCTTCGGGGGAGAGGTCGTCGCTGTCGTAGCCGAAGTAGATCGCCTTGAGGGCCTTCTCGACGTCCCCCTCGGCGGCCGCCGCGCGGGCCGCGGCCTCGGCGTCGCCGCCGACGATCGGCGTCTCGTGGAACGGCTCGGCCGGCACTTCCGCGGGCTTGGCGGGCGCCGGCGCGGCGGGCGCCGGAGCGGCGGCGGCGGCGGTCGTCGGCGCGGCGGGCTGGATCTCCGCCTTGCGGGAGGCGCAGCCGGCGGCGAGCAGCGCGCCGGCGGCGAGAGCGGTCAGGATGAATGCGCGCATCGTCGATTCCTCGCGGCGGGCCGCGTCAGCGGCGGGCCGGGCTCCAATCGGGGGTGAAGGCGGCCGCGCCCTTGGTCAGGCGGCGCAGGTCCGTGCCGTCGTCGCGGATCGAGTAGATCGAGTAGACGCCGTCGGCGTTGCCGGCGTAGACGATCCGGCGGCCGTCGGGCGACCAGCGCGGGTTCTCCTTGTTGCCGCGGCCGCTGGTGATGATCGTCTCCTTGCCGGTCGCGAGGTCGTGGATCACGACCTCGAACTTCCCCTCGATCCGGCTGACGAAGGCGATCCGCCCGCCGTCGGGGGACCACGCCGCCGACTCGTTGTACTGCCCCTCGAACGTGAGCCGCCGCGTGCCCGAGCCGTCGGCGTTCATGATGTAGAGCTGCGGGTGGCCGGAGCGGTCGGAGGTGAAGGCGATCTGCTTGCCGTCGGGGGAGAAGCAGGGCGAGGTGTCGATGCCGGGATCGAAGGTCAGCCGCGTCTCGCGCCGCGAGCCGAGGTCCATGAGGTAGATCTCGGAGTCGCCGTCGCGGTCGGAGGAGAAGACGACCTGCCGCCCGTCGGGGGAGAACGCCGGGGCGGAGTTGAGGTCGCCGCCGCCGGGATTGATCGTCGTCACCTTGCCGTTCTCGTCGAGCAGGTAGATCGACGGCTTGCGGCCGATGAAGGAGAGGAA
It includes:
- the pal gene encoding peptidoglycan-associated lipoprotein Pal — translated: MRAFILTALAAGALLAAGCASRKAEIQPAAPTTAAAAAPAPAAPAPAKPAEVPAEPFHETPIVGGDAEAAARAAAAEGDVEKALKAIYFGYDSDDLSPEALRQLEANAAWLKAHPAAKVQIEGHCDARGTVSYNLALGGRRARAVRTHLARLGVAEGRLDVISYGKERPAVAGDDEAAYAKNRRAEFRKLEQ